One genomic window of Diospyros lotus cultivar Yz01 chromosome 8, ASM1463336v1, whole genome shotgun sequence includes the following:
- the LOC127807490 gene encoding protein SRG1-like, whose amino-acid sequence MESKASSRLGSSLPVPCVQELAKEPLAAVPPRYRRRDQDPTAVSSSTCSCPIVDMEKLLSGDRSELEKLDSACREWGFFQLTRHGVRWSLVEEVKVQIEGFFNLPMEEKKKLWQEPGDLEGFGQAFVVSEEQKLDWGDMFYLVTLPSHLRKPRLFPNLPLPFREALEVYATELKGLAIKILDLLQRVLGMKAEEMRELFEDGYQGMRMNYYPPCPQPEQVFGIAPHSDAVGLTILLQISEVEGLQIKKDGAWVPVKPLPQAFIVNVGDILQIITNGAYQSSEHRAVVNSGKERLSVATFYSPGLDREIGPAASLIRPEAPALYKRIGVEEYFKGLFGRKRDGKDYIDVMKIGDQNQSF is encoded by the exons atGGAATCCAAGGCCTCATCAAGATTAGGAAGCTCGCTGCCAGTGCCGTGCGTGCAGGAATTGGCAAAAGAGCCGTTGGCAGCCGTTCCGCCGCGATACCGTCGCCGAGATCAAGATCCTACGGCGGTCTCATCCTCCACCTGTTCTTGCCCGATCGTCGACATGGAGAAGCTGCTTTCCGGAGATCGCTCGGAGTTGGAGAAGCTTGATTCGGCATGCAGAGAATGGGGTTTCTTCCAG TTGACAAGGCATGGAGTGAGGTGGTCGTTGGTAGAGGAAGTGAAGGTGCAGATTGAGGGATTCTTCAATCTGCcaatggaagagaagaagaagttgtgGCAAGAGCCCGGTGACTTGGAAGGATTTGGACAGGCTTTCGTGGTGTCCGAGGAGCAGAAGCTCGACTGGGGAGACATGTTCTACTTGGTCACTCTCCCCTCTCATCTCAGGAAGCCCCGCCTCTTCCCCAATCTCCCTCTCCCCTtcag AGAAGCTCTGGAAGTTTATGCCACTGAGTTGAAGGGGCTTGCCATCAAGATCCTTGACCTCCTGCAGAGAGTTCTGGGAATGAAGGCCGAGGAGATGAGAGAGCTCTTTGAAGATGGCTACCAGGGAATGAGGATGAACTACTACCCGCCGTGCCCTCAGCCGGAGCAGGTCTTCGGCATCGCCCCCCACTCCGACGCCGTCGGCCTCACCATCCTCCTCCAAATCTCCGAAGTCGAAGGCCTCCAGATCAAGAAAGACGGCGCCTGGGTTCCTGTCAAACCCCTCCCTCAAGCCTTCATTGTCAACGTCGGCGACATTCTACag ATCATCACGAATGGAGCTTATCAGAGCTCGGAGCACCGGGCGGTGGTTAACTCCGGGAAGGAGAGGCTATCGGTGGCCACATTTTACAGCCCCGGCCTGGATAGAGAGATTGGGCCGGCAGCCAGCTTGATCCGACCGGAAGCTCCAGCGTTGTACAAAAGAATTGGGGTTGAGGAGTATTTCAAAGGGTTGTTTGGTCGGAAGCGGGACGGGAAAGACTACATCGACGTCATGAAGATCGGTGATCAAAACCAGAGCTTTTGA
- the LOC127808638 gene encoding protein SRG1-like, whose amino-acid sequence MAKALKMEDELMEKLFGEGIQSMRMNYYPPFPKPEQVVGLSSHSDASALTVLYQLNQVEGLQIKKNGIWLPISPIRYAFTINIGDALEIVTNGTYKSIEHRAVINAEKERLSIATFHGPNVDGEFGPAASLVTPQTPALFQRVCVKDYYQKFLTNKLDEKSNIDRWRINRIPDCRND is encoded by the exons ATGGCAAAGGCACTGAAAATGGAAGACGAACTGATGGAGAAGCTGTTTGGGGAGGGAATCCAGTCGATGAGGATGAACTACTATCCGCCATTCCCCAAACCAGAGCAG GTTGTTGGCCTCTCCTCTCACTCCGACGCCAGCGCCCTCACCGTCCTCTACCAACTCAACCAAGTGGAAGGCCTCCAGATCAAGAAGAACGGCATCTGGCTTCCGATCAGCCCAATCCGCTACGCATTCACCATCAACATCGGAGACGCCTTGGAG ATTGTTACCAATGGAACGTACAAGAGCATCGAGCACAGGGCGGTGATTAATGCCGAGAAGGAGAGGCTCTCCATCGCCACATTTCATGGCCCGAACGTGGACGGAGAATTCGGACCAGCGGCAAGCCTCGTCACTCCTCAAACTCCGGCCCTGTTCCAAAGAGTCTGTGTCAAAGATTACTACCAGAAATTTCTCACCAACAAACTCGATGAGAAATCGAACATCGATCGTTGGAGGATTAATCGCATTCCCGACTGTCGGAATGATTGA
- the LOC127807491 gene encoding protein SRG1-like gives MESKASSRLGSSLPVPCVQELAKEPLAAVPPRYRRRDQDPTAVSSSTCSCPIVDMEKLLSGDRSELEKLDSACREWGFFQLTRHGVRWSLVEEVKVQIEGFFNLPMEEKKKLWQEPGDVEGFGQAFVVSEEQKLDWGDMFYLLTLPSHLRKPRLFPNLPLPFREALEVYATELKGLAIKILNLLKTALGMKAEEMRELFEDGFQAMRMNYYPPCPQPEQVFGLAPHSDAVGLTILLQISEIEGLQIKKDGAWVPVKPLPQAFIVNVGDILQIVTNGAYRSVEHRAVVNSGKERLSVATFYNPGLDREMGPAASLIRPEAPAVYKRIGVVEYFKGLFVRKLDGKAYIDVMKIGDQNQSF, from the exons ATGGAATCCAAGGCCTCATCAAGATTAGGAAGCTCGCTGCCAGTGCCGTGCGTGCAGGAATTGGCAAAAGAGCCGTTGGCGGCCGTTCCGCCGCGATACCGTCGCCGCGATCAAGATCCTACGGCGGTCTCATCCTCCACCTGTTCTTGTCCGATCGTGGACATGGAGAAGCTGCTTTCCGGAGATCGCTCGGAGTTGGAGAAGCTTGATTCGGCATGCAGAGAATGGGGTTTCTTCCAG TTGACAAGGCATGGAGTGAGGTGGTCGTTGGTAGAGGAAGTGAAGGTGCAGATTGAGGGATTCTTCAATCTGCcaatggaagagaagaagaagttgtgGCAAGAGCCCGGTGACGTGGAAGGATTTGGACAGGCTTTCGTGGTGTCCGAGGAGCAGAAGCTCGACTGGGGAGACATGTTCTACTTGCTCACTCTCCCCTCTCATCTCAGGAAGCCCCGCCTCTTCCCCAATCTCCCTCTCCCCTtcag AGAAGCTCTGGAAGTTTATGCCACTGAGTTGAAGGGTCTTGCCATCAAGATCCTTAACCTCCTGAAGACAGCTCTGGGAATGAAGGCCGAGGAGATGAGAGAGCTCTTTGAAGATGGCTTCCAGGCAATGAGGATGAACTACTACCCGCCGTGCCCTCAGCCGGAGCAGGTCTTCGGCCTCGCCCCCCACTCCGACGCCGTCGGCCTCACCATCCTCCTCCAAATCTCCGAAATCGAAGGCCTCCAGATCAAGAAAGACGGCGCCTGGGTTCCTGTCAAACCCCTCCCTCAAGCCTTCATTGTCAACGTCGGAGACATTCTACAG ATCGTCACGAATGGAGCTTATCGGAGCGTGGAGCACCGGGCGGTGGTTAACTCCGGGAAGGAGAGGCTATCGGTGGCCACATTTTACAACCCCGGCCTGGACAGAGAGATGGGGCCGGCAGCCAGCTTGATCAGACCGGAAGCTCCAGCGGTGTACAAAAGAATTGGGGTTGTAGAGTATTTCAAAGGCTTGTTTGTTCGGAAGCTCGACGGGAAAGCGTACATCGACGTCATGAAGATTGGCGATCAAAACCAGAGCTTTTGA